CCCATGGCCGGGCGACCGCCGAGCAAGTCGGCCAGCCATGCGTGGCGGAGAGTGGCCTGCCTGGTGCGCTGGGCGAGGACGCGCAGCGCCTCCCGCCAGTCACCGGGCTGTTCCTCGGGGAGGATCTCGGCCTGGACCTCGTCCACCATGAGGTCGAACAGCTCCTCCTTGCTGGAGATGTATCTGTACAGCCGCATCGGGCCCGCGTCCAGGCGGGCGGCCACCTTGCGTACCGACACCGCCTCCAGCCCGCCCTCGTCGGCCAGTGCGATGGCGGCGGCGACGATCCGCTCCCGGTCGAGCGGCACGGGTTGAGTCGGCGGCTCCGGCCGGTCCCAGACAGTCATGGTCACACCGTACGCAACCGTTGCGATGCAACGTAACGAGGAAATACAGTGTATCGACATGAGACACCGCATCGCAGTGGTCGGGAGCGGTCCTGCCGGCCTTACCTTCGCCCGCGTCCTGCACCGCCATGGTCACCTCGTCACCGTCCTCGAACGCGATCCCGCCCCCGACGCCCGCCCCCCGGGCGGCGCCCTTGACCTGCATGAGGGGCTGGGTCAGCTCGCGCTGTACAAGGCGGGGCTGTTGGCAGAGTTCCTGG
The Streptomyces sp. NBC_00234 DNA segment above includes these coding regions:
- a CDS encoding TetR/AcrR family transcriptional regulator; translated protein: MTVWDRPEPPTQPVPLDRERIVAAAIALADEGGLEAVSVRKVAARLDAGPMRLYRYISSKEELFDLMVDEVQAEILPEEQPGDWREALRVLAQRTRQATLRHAWLADLLGGRPAMGPNGLAVAEATLSAFDRLADVDTAMRAVETVSAYFIGAIRRETAHLRAEHTTGLSKHDWQRAHGPHMTSMLATGRFPALAKAVYDATDVDAETSFATGLDWVLDAVATKLTLPST